In a genomic window of Primulina huaijiensis isolate GDHJ02 chromosome 10, ASM1229523v2, whole genome shotgun sequence:
- the LOC140986736 gene encoding uncharacterized protein isoform X1 yields the protein MDFRKCSSFSDMPSVNVGTINFINKVHAKSPMEVCEEPADHAGAVDVDVDLREIYFLIMHFLSAGPCQNTFGKLWDELLEHDLLPRRYHALFSRSGAVVGDESNVGNSVPLNYDNLVGRYSHVEKDHLVKLFKQVMLTQCLPLRCVVGRTAPSATDVPTLLGTGSFSLLPCDKNKVNKQVRNLPSYFRWPHLLADQVRGLSLRELGGGFSKHHRAPSIRFACYAIAKPSTMVQKMQNIKKLRGHRDAVYCAIFDRSGRYVITGSDDRLVKIWSMETALCLASCRGHEGDITDLSVSSNNALVASASNDYSIRVWRLPDGMPISVLRGHTGAVTAIAFSPRTSTPFQLLSSSDDGTCRIWDARYSQCSPRVYLPKPADATAGKNSGLPSATASTSSNTTFPCHQILCCAYNANGTVFATGSSDTFARVWNACKPSTADPEQPSHEIDILAGHENDVNYVQFSGCAVASRPSSSDSFSEDSISKFKNSWFGHNNIVTCSRDGSAIIWTPKSLRSHGRKIGRWVRAYHLKVPPPPMPPQPPRGGPRQRFLPTPRGVNMIVWSLDNRFVLAAIMDNRICVWNANDGSLVHSLAGHMASTYVLDVHPFNPRVAMSAGYDGKTIVWDIWEGTPIRVYDIGGRFKLVDGRFSQDGTSIVLSDDVGQIYLLNTGQGESQKDAKYDQFFLGDYRPLTQDAHGNVVDQETQLSPYRRNLQDPLCDSSMLPYPEPYQNMYQQRRLGALGIEWRPSSMKFAVGTDIGMGQEFHILPLADLDVQDSLPDFVDAMYWEPENDGMNDDNDSEYNIAEEYFSNEQDFPSDNTSIESDCSEDRMKLNEKDNLVRSKRRRSVQDGPLFPSSGKIVKKKLSDDQNGTSSRIKRYKKSKTGQRTSRRKSRTSKLLRPQRIAARNAINTFSQMSEASTEGEDDGSEEDGSEGDSSDSESSFEGSDFWSTEQNEQMNHSTVAKISSNRSKDVIKPLKGLQSETGVESKKKLVVKFSLRDPPTPALSESDKEQFKSQTSLPSLAARVCERNIEDKGVSLRSTDLRSSFGSMGDMEPSDEHNHKRRLIDVEKPTEADDKLERSCSEACISWGKIKIRTSNRKQSEDHLPAHVNVASNNGSLPSKETDKSSLLVVSPLHGHELVDSDSRVLNRQNCIEGEKDISGSHLCISNNSNVDATESSSEPRRNSKMKPTILKIKTKNIRGDLPKLTCKTNLDASSGAAISKTPFSVKEKTEHGVLMEDNSPDEPNLKPQFLVDGDEICDSDSNFSLSNHDLETKSHDMETDSIRRSRTFRLKATSRESNPEIRHLRMFGDPLGPDTSRGAQKSSKKALDYFPLEGSQRSAKSKSSLNKREGYLRGATSSLVDGNRHDRANKQNWLLLSEKEEAYRYIPQLGDEVVYLRQGHHEYMKLIVQSLPGPWHWYGDNIRAVEICLVEELKYTTHSGSGDSCCELMLKFMDSSCNVVGKKFRLVLPELDNFPDFIVERTWYDAALDRRWTIRDECQVWWRDEENGAWWDGRIVGIKDKSSEFPGSPWERFNVEYKNDPTDSHFHCPWELHDPGRCWEQPNINFKCREKILNSLTELLRAARKDKDRYGVLKLNDAAQKSDFVNRFPVPLSPRIIKLRLENDYYRSLKATKHDFEVMLSNGESYFQRNKELLVKMKRLSSWFDRRVFSEV from the exons ATGGACTTTAGGAAGTGTTCCTCGTTTAGTGATATGCCTTCTGTGAATGTGGGTACAATAAATTTCATCAACAAGGTTCATGCAAAGTCTCCGATGGAAGTTTGCGAGGAGCCTGCAGATCATGCTGGTGCCGTTGATGTAGATGTCGACCTTCGAGAAATTTACTTTCTGATTATGCATTTTCTATCAGCTGGGCCATGCCAAAACACTTTTGGGAAACTTTGGGATGAACTTTTGGAACATGATCTCTTACCTAGAAGATATCATGCTTTGTTTTCAAGAAGTGGTGCTGTAGTTGGGGATGAAAGCAATGTTGGAAACTCTGTGCCTCTAAATTATGACAATTTGGTTGGAAG GTACTCTCATGTTGAAAAGGATCACTTGGTGAAGCTTTTTAAACAGGTCATGCTGACTCAATGCCTTCCATTACGGTGTGTGGTTGGAAGAACAGCTCCAAGTGCCACTGATGTTCCTACGCTACTTGGAACTGGTTCCTTTTCTTTGCTGCCAT GTGACAAAAATAAAGTAAACAAGCAAGTGAGGAATTTACCATCTTACTTCCGCTGGCCTCATTTGCTAGCTGATCAGGTTCGAGGGTTAAGTTTAAGAGAACTTGGAGGTGGCTTTTCAAAACACCATAGAGCTCCATCCATTCGTTTTGCATGCTATGCCATCGCAAAGCCATCAACTATGGTGCAAAAGATGCAAAATATAAAGAAGCTAAGAGGACATAGGGATGCTGTCTATTGTG CAATTTTTGATCGATCTGGTCGCTACGTGATTACTGGATCGGATGATCGTTTGGTTAAGATTTGGTCAATGGAAACTGCATTATGTCTTGCTAGCTGCCGCGGACATGAA gGTGACATCACGGATCTATCTGTTAGTTCGAACAATGCTTTAGTGGCCTCTGCATCAAATGACTACAGTATTCGTGTT TGGCGCTTGCCTGATGGGATGCCCATTTCAGTACTTCGTGGACACACTGGAGCTGTTACTGCCATTGCCTTTAGTCCCAGGACTAGCACTCCCTTCCAGCTCTTATC GTCATCTGATGATGGGACTTGCCGGATCTGGGATGCTAGATACTCTCAATGCAGTCCTCGTGTTTACCTGCCAAAGCCAGCTGATGCTACTGCTG GAAAGAACAGTGGTTTACCTTCAGCTACAGCTAGTACATCATCGAACACTACTTTTCCATGCCATCAAatattatgttgtgcatataaTGCTAATGGAACAGTTTTTGCTACTGGGAGTTCTGATACTTTTGCTAGG GTGTGGAATGCTTGCAAACCTAGTACAGCTGATCCTGAACAACCAAGCCATGAAATCGATATTCTAGCTGGCCATGAGAATGATGTCAATTATGTTCAGTTCAG TGGCTGTGCTGTGGCTTCACGTCCATCATCATCTGATTCCTTCAGCGAGGATAGCatctcaaaatttaaaaattcctG GTTTGGGCATAACAACATTGTTACTTGTTCGCGTGATGGCAGTGCAATTATTTGGACACCTAAATCTCTGAGATCTCAT GGGAGGAAAATTGGACGTTGGGTTAGGGCATATCATCTTAAGGTTCCTCCTCCACCAATGCCTCCCCAACCTCCTCGAGGAGGTCCACGCCAGAGATTTCTTCCAACTCCTCGTGGAGTTAATATGATTGTATGGAGCCTGGATAATCGTTTTGTGCTTGCTGCTATCATGG ATAACAGAATATGTGTTTGGAATGCTAACGATGGTAGTTTGGTGCACTCTTTGGCGGGTCATATGGCATCT ACTTATGTTTTGGATGTTCATCCTTTTAACCCAAGGGTTGCAATGAGTGCTGGGTATGATGGGAAAACAATAGTGTGGGAT ATATGGGAGGGTACTCCAATACGAGTATACGACATTGGTGGACGCTTTAAGTTGGTTGATGGAAGGTTTTCACA GGACGGCACATCTATTGTGCTCTCCGATGACGTTGGTCAAATATATCTTCTAAACACTGGTCAAGGAGAGTCCCAGAAGGATGCTAAATATGATCAG TTCTTCCTTGGAGATTATCGTCCTCTTACCCAGGATGCTCATGGCAATGTTGTTGATCAG GAGACCCAGCTTTCACCATATCGAAGAAATCTTCAAGACCCTTTGTGTGATTCGA GTATGCTTCCATACCCAGAACCTTACCAGAACATGTATCAACAGCGTCGTCTTGGTGCTCTTGGTATCGAATGGCGTCCTTCATCCATGAAATTTGCTGTCGGCACAGATATTGGTATGGGGCAAGAGTTCCATATATTACCTTTGGCGGATTTGGATGTACAGGACTCTTTGCCAGATTTTGTGGATGCAATGTATTGGGAACCAGAAAATGATGGCATGAACGATGACAATGACTCAGAATACAATATTGCTGAAGAATATTTCAGTAATGAACAAGATTTTCCTAGTGACAACACTTCGATTGAGTCAGACTGCAGTGAAGATAGGATGAAACTAAATGAAAAAGATAATCTGGTCCGATCAAAACGAAGGAGATCTGTTCAAGAT GGCCCGTTGTTTCCTTCATCTGGTAAAATTGTTAAGAAGAAACTTTCAGATGATCAAAATGGAACTTCATCCAGaataaaaagatataaaaaatcaaaaactgGTCAGAGGACTTCTAGAAGGAAGTCTCGAACGTCTAAATTGTTGAGACCTCAGAGAATTGCTGCACGTAATGCCATCAATACTTTTTCCCAGATGTCGGAAGCTTCTACCGAGGGAGAAGATGACGGTTCGGAAGAGGACGGTTCGGAAGGCGATTCATCAGATAGTGAATCATCATTTGAAGGTTCGGACTTTTGGAGTACAGAACAAAATGAGCAAATGAATCATTCAACTGTTGCAAAGATATCTTCAAATCGGTCTAAAGATGTGATCAAACCACTCAAGGGCCTTCAGTCAGAGACTGGTGTTGAAAGCAAGAAGAAGTTGGTGGTGAAATTTTCACTTCGTGATCCACCAACTCCGGCATTATCTGAGTCTGACAAGGAACAATTTAAGAGTCAGACCAGTCTTCCGTCTTTGGCTGCAAGAGTTTGTGAACGAAACATAGAAGATAAGGGGGTTAGTTTGAGATCAACGGATCTTAGGTCATCTTTCGGAAGCATGGGTGATATGGAACCATCTGATGAACACAATCACAAGCGGCGTCTTATAGATGTTGAAAAACCCACAGAAGCTGATGATAAGTTGGAACGAAGCTGCAGTGAAGCCTGTATAAGTTGGGGGAAAATAAAAATCCGTACTTCAAATAGAAAGCAGTCAGAAGATCACTTGCCTGCCCACGTGAATGTTGCCAGCAATAATGGAAGTTTGCCTAGTAAAGAGACAGATAAGTCTTCATTGCTGGTTGTGTCACCTCTTCATGGTCATGAGCTTGTGGACAGTGATTCTAGAGTGTTAAACCGCCAAAATTGTATTGAAGGAGAAAAGGACATTTCCGGTTCTCATCTTTGTATATCTAATAACTCGAACGTGGATGCAACAGAATCTTCTTCTGAACCACGAAGAAATTCTAAAATGAAGCCaactatattaaaaataaaaacaaagaatATTCGGGGGGACCTTCCTAAACTTACTTGTAAGACTAACTTAGATGCTTCATCAGGTGCTGCAATATCTAAAACACCTTTCTCTGTCAAAGAGAAAACTGAGCATGGAGTGTTGATGGAAGACAACAGCCCAGATGAACCAAATCTTAAGCCACAATTCCTCGTAGATGGAGATGAAATTTGTGACAGTGATTCTAATTTCAGCTTGAGCAACCATGACTTAGAGACGAAATCTCATGACATGGAGACTGATTCCATACGCAGATCCAGAACCTTCAGATTGAAGGCTACCTCACGGGAGAGCAATCCTGAAATCCGTCACCTTCGGATGTTTGGTGACCCTCTAGGACCAGATACTTCAAGAGGTGCACAAAAGTCATCAAAGAAAGCACTTGATTATTTTCCTTTAGAGGGATCACAACGTTCTGCCAAATCTAAGTCTTCCCTGAACAAAAGAGAAGGCTACTTGAGGGGAGCAACAAGTTCTTTAGTTGACGGAAATAGGCACGATAGGGCAAATAAGCAAAATTGGCTGCTTTTGTCAGAGAAGGAGGAGGCATATCGCTATATCCCTCAGCTAGGAGATGAAGTAGTATATTTACGACAG GGCCATCACGAGTACATGAAACTGATTGTGCAATCACTACCTGGTCCTTGGCATTGGTATGGAGATAATATTAGAGCTGTTGAGATTTGTTTGGTTGAAGAACTCAAGTATACAACACACTCCGGTTCTGGAGACAGTTGCTGTGAACTCATGCTCAAATTCATGGATTCTTCTTGTAATGTTGTTGGTAAAAAATTTCGCCTGGTGCTTCCTGAGCTGGACAACTTCCCCGATTTTATTGTTGAAAGGACATGGTATGATGCAGCTTTGGACCGAAGATGGACGATTAGGGATGAATGCCAGGTGTGGTGGAGAGATGAAGAAAATGGTGCTTGGTGGGATGGTCGAATTGTTGGTATTAAAGATAAATCTAGTGAATTCCCTGGTAGTCCATGGGAAAGATTTAATGTTGAGTACAAGAATGATCCAACAGATTCCCATTTTCATTGTCCATGGGAACTGCATGATCCTGGCAGGTGTTGGGAGCAACCAAATATTAACTTCAAGTGCAGGGAAAAAATCTTAAATTCTCTCACTGAATTGTTGCGGGCTGCTAGAAAAGATAAG GATAGATATGGGGTCTTGAAGTTGAATGACGCTGCTCAGAAGTCAGATTTCGTCAACAG GTTTCCCGTTCCATTATCCCCTCGAATAATCAAGCTTAGGTTAGAAAACGACTACTATAGGAGTCTGAAGGCAACCAAGCATGACTTTGAGGTGATGCTATCAAATGGTGAATCTTACTTTCAAAGAAACAAAGAGCTTTTAGTAAAGATGAAGCGCCTGTCCAGTTGGTTCGATAGAAGAGTATTTTCTGAGGTGTGA
- the LOC140986736 gene encoding uncharacterized protein isoform X2 has translation MDFRKCSSFSDMPSVNVGTINFINKVHAKSPMEVCEEPADHAGAVDVDVDLREIYFLIMHFLSAGPCQNTFGKLWDELLEHDLLPRRYHALFSRSGAVVGDESNVGNSVPLNYDNLVGRYSHVEKDHLVKLFKQVMLTQCLPLRCVVGRTAPSATDVPTLLGTGSFSLLPCDKNKVNKQVRNLPSYFRWPHLLADQVRGLSLRELGGGFSKHHRAPSIRFACYAIAKPSTMVQKMQNIKKLRGHRDAVYCAIFDRSGRYVITGSDDRLVKIWSMETALCLASCRGHEGDITDLSVSSNNALVASASNDYSIRVWRLPDGMPISVLRGHTGAVTAIAFSPRTSTPFQLLSSSDDGTCRIWDARYSQCSPRVYLPKPADATAGKNSGLPSATASTSSNTTFPCHQILCCAYNANGTVFATGSSDTFARVWNACKPSTADPEQPSHEIDILAGHENDVNYVQFSGCAVASRPSSSDSFSEDSISKFKNSWFGHNNIVTCSRDGSAIIWTPKSLRSHGKIGRWVRAYHLKVPPPPMPPQPPRGGPRQRFLPTPRGVNMIVWSLDNRFVLAAIMDNRICVWNANDGSLVHSLAGHMASTYVLDVHPFNPRVAMSAGYDGKTIVWDIWEGTPIRVYDIGGRFKLVDGRFSQDGTSIVLSDDVGQIYLLNTGQGESQKDAKYDQFFLGDYRPLTQDAHGNVVDQETQLSPYRRNLQDPLCDSSMLPYPEPYQNMYQQRRLGALGIEWRPSSMKFAVGTDIGMGQEFHILPLADLDVQDSLPDFVDAMYWEPENDGMNDDNDSEYNIAEEYFSNEQDFPSDNTSIESDCSEDRMKLNEKDNLVRSKRRRSVQDGPLFPSSGKIVKKKLSDDQNGTSSRIKRYKKSKTGQRTSRRKSRTSKLLRPQRIAARNAINTFSQMSEASTEGEDDGSEEDGSEGDSSDSESSFEGSDFWSTEQNEQMNHSTVAKISSNRSKDVIKPLKGLQSETGVESKKKLVVKFSLRDPPTPALSESDKEQFKSQTSLPSLAARVCERNIEDKGVSLRSTDLRSSFGSMGDMEPSDEHNHKRRLIDVEKPTEADDKLERSCSEACISWGKIKIRTSNRKQSEDHLPAHVNVASNNGSLPSKETDKSSLLVVSPLHGHELVDSDSRVLNRQNCIEGEKDISGSHLCISNNSNVDATESSSEPRRNSKMKPTILKIKTKNIRGDLPKLTCKTNLDASSGAAISKTPFSVKEKTEHGVLMEDNSPDEPNLKPQFLVDGDEICDSDSNFSLSNHDLETKSHDMETDSIRRSRTFRLKATSRESNPEIRHLRMFGDPLGPDTSRGAQKSSKKALDYFPLEGSQRSAKSKSSLNKREGYLRGATSSLVDGNRHDRANKQNWLLLSEKEEAYRYIPQLGDEVVYLRQGHHEYMKLIVQSLPGPWHWYGDNIRAVEICLVEELKYTTHSGSGDSCCELMLKFMDSSCNVVGKKFRLVLPELDNFPDFIVERTWYDAALDRRWTIRDECQVWWRDEENGAWWDGRIVGIKDKSSEFPGSPWERFNVEYKNDPTDSHFHCPWELHDPGRCWEQPNINFKCREKILNSLTELLRAARKDKDRYGVLKLNDAAQKSDFVNRFPVPLSPRIIKLRLENDYYRSLKATKHDFEVMLSNGESYFQRNKELLVKMKRLSSWFDRRVFSEV, from the exons ATGGACTTTAGGAAGTGTTCCTCGTTTAGTGATATGCCTTCTGTGAATGTGGGTACAATAAATTTCATCAACAAGGTTCATGCAAAGTCTCCGATGGAAGTTTGCGAGGAGCCTGCAGATCATGCTGGTGCCGTTGATGTAGATGTCGACCTTCGAGAAATTTACTTTCTGATTATGCATTTTCTATCAGCTGGGCCATGCCAAAACACTTTTGGGAAACTTTGGGATGAACTTTTGGAACATGATCTCTTACCTAGAAGATATCATGCTTTGTTTTCAAGAAGTGGTGCTGTAGTTGGGGATGAAAGCAATGTTGGAAACTCTGTGCCTCTAAATTATGACAATTTGGTTGGAAG GTACTCTCATGTTGAAAAGGATCACTTGGTGAAGCTTTTTAAACAGGTCATGCTGACTCAATGCCTTCCATTACGGTGTGTGGTTGGAAGAACAGCTCCAAGTGCCACTGATGTTCCTACGCTACTTGGAACTGGTTCCTTTTCTTTGCTGCCAT GTGACAAAAATAAAGTAAACAAGCAAGTGAGGAATTTACCATCTTACTTCCGCTGGCCTCATTTGCTAGCTGATCAGGTTCGAGGGTTAAGTTTAAGAGAACTTGGAGGTGGCTTTTCAAAACACCATAGAGCTCCATCCATTCGTTTTGCATGCTATGCCATCGCAAAGCCATCAACTATGGTGCAAAAGATGCAAAATATAAAGAAGCTAAGAGGACATAGGGATGCTGTCTATTGTG CAATTTTTGATCGATCTGGTCGCTACGTGATTACTGGATCGGATGATCGTTTGGTTAAGATTTGGTCAATGGAAACTGCATTATGTCTTGCTAGCTGCCGCGGACATGAA gGTGACATCACGGATCTATCTGTTAGTTCGAACAATGCTTTAGTGGCCTCTGCATCAAATGACTACAGTATTCGTGTT TGGCGCTTGCCTGATGGGATGCCCATTTCAGTACTTCGTGGACACACTGGAGCTGTTACTGCCATTGCCTTTAGTCCCAGGACTAGCACTCCCTTCCAGCTCTTATC GTCATCTGATGATGGGACTTGCCGGATCTGGGATGCTAGATACTCTCAATGCAGTCCTCGTGTTTACCTGCCAAAGCCAGCTGATGCTACTGCTG GAAAGAACAGTGGTTTACCTTCAGCTACAGCTAGTACATCATCGAACACTACTTTTCCATGCCATCAAatattatgttgtgcatataaTGCTAATGGAACAGTTTTTGCTACTGGGAGTTCTGATACTTTTGCTAGG GTGTGGAATGCTTGCAAACCTAGTACAGCTGATCCTGAACAACCAAGCCATGAAATCGATATTCTAGCTGGCCATGAGAATGATGTCAATTATGTTCAGTTCAG TGGCTGTGCTGTGGCTTCACGTCCATCATCATCTGATTCCTTCAGCGAGGATAGCatctcaaaatttaaaaattcctG GTTTGGGCATAACAACATTGTTACTTGTTCGCGTGATGGCAGTGCAATTATTTGGACACCTAAATCTCTGAGATCTCATG GGAAAATTGGACGTTGGGTTAGGGCATATCATCTTAAGGTTCCTCCTCCACCAATGCCTCCCCAACCTCCTCGAGGAGGTCCACGCCAGAGATTTCTTCCAACTCCTCGTGGAGTTAATATGATTGTATGGAGCCTGGATAATCGTTTTGTGCTTGCTGCTATCATGG ATAACAGAATATGTGTTTGGAATGCTAACGATGGTAGTTTGGTGCACTCTTTGGCGGGTCATATGGCATCT ACTTATGTTTTGGATGTTCATCCTTTTAACCCAAGGGTTGCAATGAGTGCTGGGTATGATGGGAAAACAATAGTGTGGGAT ATATGGGAGGGTACTCCAATACGAGTATACGACATTGGTGGACGCTTTAAGTTGGTTGATGGAAGGTTTTCACA GGACGGCACATCTATTGTGCTCTCCGATGACGTTGGTCAAATATATCTTCTAAACACTGGTCAAGGAGAGTCCCAGAAGGATGCTAAATATGATCAG TTCTTCCTTGGAGATTATCGTCCTCTTACCCAGGATGCTCATGGCAATGTTGTTGATCAG GAGACCCAGCTTTCACCATATCGAAGAAATCTTCAAGACCCTTTGTGTGATTCGA GTATGCTTCCATACCCAGAACCTTACCAGAACATGTATCAACAGCGTCGTCTTGGTGCTCTTGGTATCGAATGGCGTCCTTCATCCATGAAATTTGCTGTCGGCACAGATATTGGTATGGGGCAAGAGTTCCATATATTACCTTTGGCGGATTTGGATGTACAGGACTCTTTGCCAGATTTTGTGGATGCAATGTATTGGGAACCAGAAAATGATGGCATGAACGATGACAATGACTCAGAATACAATATTGCTGAAGAATATTTCAGTAATGAACAAGATTTTCCTAGTGACAACACTTCGATTGAGTCAGACTGCAGTGAAGATAGGATGAAACTAAATGAAAAAGATAATCTGGTCCGATCAAAACGAAGGAGATCTGTTCAAGAT GGCCCGTTGTTTCCTTCATCTGGTAAAATTGTTAAGAAGAAACTTTCAGATGATCAAAATGGAACTTCATCCAGaataaaaagatataaaaaatcaaaaactgGTCAGAGGACTTCTAGAAGGAAGTCTCGAACGTCTAAATTGTTGAGACCTCAGAGAATTGCTGCACGTAATGCCATCAATACTTTTTCCCAGATGTCGGAAGCTTCTACCGAGGGAGAAGATGACGGTTCGGAAGAGGACGGTTCGGAAGGCGATTCATCAGATAGTGAATCATCATTTGAAGGTTCGGACTTTTGGAGTACAGAACAAAATGAGCAAATGAATCATTCAACTGTTGCAAAGATATCTTCAAATCGGTCTAAAGATGTGATCAAACCACTCAAGGGCCTTCAGTCAGAGACTGGTGTTGAAAGCAAGAAGAAGTTGGTGGTGAAATTTTCACTTCGTGATCCACCAACTCCGGCATTATCTGAGTCTGACAAGGAACAATTTAAGAGTCAGACCAGTCTTCCGTCTTTGGCTGCAAGAGTTTGTGAACGAAACATAGAAGATAAGGGGGTTAGTTTGAGATCAACGGATCTTAGGTCATCTTTCGGAAGCATGGGTGATATGGAACCATCTGATGAACACAATCACAAGCGGCGTCTTATAGATGTTGAAAAACCCACAGAAGCTGATGATAAGTTGGAACGAAGCTGCAGTGAAGCCTGTATAAGTTGGGGGAAAATAAAAATCCGTACTTCAAATAGAAAGCAGTCAGAAGATCACTTGCCTGCCCACGTGAATGTTGCCAGCAATAATGGAAGTTTGCCTAGTAAAGAGACAGATAAGTCTTCATTGCTGGTTGTGTCACCTCTTCATGGTCATGAGCTTGTGGACAGTGATTCTAGAGTGTTAAACCGCCAAAATTGTATTGAAGGAGAAAAGGACATTTCCGGTTCTCATCTTTGTATATCTAATAACTCGAACGTGGATGCAACAGAATCTTCTTCTGAACCACGAAGAAATTCTAAAATGAAGCCaactatattaaaaataaaaacaaagaatATTCGGGGGGACCTTCCTAAACTTACTTGTAAGACTAACTTAGATGCTTCATCAGGTGCTGCAATATCTAAAACACCTTTCTCTGTCAAAGAGAAAACTGAGCATGGAGTGTTGATGGAAGACAACAGCCCAGATGAACCAAATCTTAAGCCACAATTCCTCGTAGATGGAGATGAAATTTGTGACAGTGATTCTAATTTCAGCTTGAGCAACCATGACTTAGAGACGAAATCTCATGACATGGAGACTGATTCCATACGCAGATCCAGAACCTTCAGATTGAAGGCTACCTCACGGGAGAGCAATCCTGAAATCCGTCACCTTCGGATGTTTGGTGACCCTCTAGGACCAGATACTTCAAGAGGTGCACAAAAGTCATCAAAGAAAGCACTTGATTATTTTCCTTTAGAGGGATCACAACGTTCTGCCAAATCTAAGTCTTCCCTGAACAAAAGAGAAGGCTACTTGAGGGGAGCAACAAGTTCTTTAGTTGACGGAAATAGGCACGATAGGGCAAATAAGCAAAATTGGCTGCTTTTGTCAGAGAAGGAGGAGGCATATCGCTATATCCCTCAGCTAGGAGATGAAGTAGTATATTTACGACAG GGCCATCACGAGTACATGAAACTGATTGTGCAATCACTACCTGGTCCTTGGCATTGGTATGGAGATAATATTAGAGCTGTTGAGATTTGTTTGGTTGAAGAACTCAAGTATACAACACACTCCGGTTCTGGAGACAGTTGCTGTGAACTCATGCTCAAATTCATGGATTCTTCTTGTAATGTTGTTGGTAAAAAATTTCGCCTGGTGCTTCCTGAGCTGGACAACTTCCCCGATTTTATTGTTGAAAGGACATGGTATGATGCAGCTTTGGACCGAAGATGGACGATTAGGGATGAATGCCAGGTGTGGTGGAGAGATGAAGAAAATGGTGCTTGGTGGGATGGTCGAATTGTTGGTATTAAAGATAAATCTAGTGAATTCCCTGGTAGTCCATGGGAAAGATTTAATGTTGAGTACAAGAATGATCCAACAGATTCCCATTTTCATTGTCCATGGGAACTGCATGATCCTGGCAGGTGTTGGGAGCAACCAAATATTAACTTCAAGTGCAGGGAAAAAATCTTAAATTCTCTCACTGAATTGTTGCGGGCTGCTAGAAAAGATAAG GATAGATATGGGGTCTTGAAGTTGAATGACGCTGCTCAGAAGTCAGATTTCGTCAACAG GTTTCCCGTTCCATTATCCCCTCGAATAATCAAGCTTAGGTTAGAAAACGACTACTATAGGAGTCTGAAGGCAACCAAGCATGACTTTGAGGTGATGCTATCAAATGGTGAATCTTACTTTCAAAGAAACAAAGAGCTTTTAGTAAAGATGAAGCGCCTGTCCAGTTGGTTCGATAGAAGAGTATTTTCTGAGGTGTGA